The following are encoded in a window of Streptomyces sp. 11x1 genomic DNA:
- a CDS encoding PLP-dependent transferase encodes MNSASTHAYDPARTTPRALATEAVHAGRDDLARQGLHAPPIDLSTTYPSYDSRGEAARIDAFAGDGAQPEGPPIYGRLGNPTVARFETALARLEGTESAVAFASGMAALSAVLLVRASMGLRHVVAVRPLYGCSDHLLTAGLLGTEVTWVDPAGVADALRPDTGLVMVESPANPTLAEIDLRALAHACGSVPLLADNTFATPVLQRPVEQGARLVLHSATKYLGGHGDVMAGVVACDEEFAGRLRQVRFATGGVLHPLAGYLLLRGLSTLPVRVRAASATAAELVRRLAADPRVARVHYPSIGGAMIAFEVHGDPHEVIAAVRLITPAVSLGSVDTLIQHPASISHRIVEESDRRGAGVSDRLLRMSVGLEDTDDLWADLDHALGETATGLPREWSKDEGPAFSTGRA; translated from the coding sequence ATGAACTCTGCGAGCACGCACGCGTACGACCCCGCACGCACCACGCCGAGAGCACTGGCCACCGAGGCCGTGCACGCCGGCCGCGACGACCTCGCGCGCCAGGGCCTGCACGCCCCGCCGATCGACCTGTCGACCACCTACCCCTCGTACGACAGCCGCGGTGAGGCCGCCCGCATCGACGCCTTCGCCGGTGACGGCGCCCAGCCGGAGGGCCCGCCGATCTACGGACGGCTCGGCAACCCGACGGTCGCCCGCTTCGAGACCGCCCTCGCCCGCCTCGAAGGCACCGAGAGTGCGGTCGCCTTCGCCAGCGGCATGGCCGCCCTCAGCGCCGTCCTCCTCGTCCGCGCGTCAATGGGCCTGCGCCACGTCGTCGCCGTACGCCCCCTGTACGGCTGCAGCGACCATCTCCTCACCGCCGGGCTGCTGGGCACCGAGGTCACCTGGGTCGACCCGGCCGGCGTCGCGGACGCGCTGCGCCCCGACACGGGCCTGGTCATGGTCGAGTCCCCGGCCAACCCGACGCTCGCCGAGATCGACCTGCGGGCCCTCGCGCACGCCTGCGGCTCGGTCCCGCTCCTCGCGGACAACACCTTCGCCACGCCCGTCCTGCAACGCCCCGTCGAACAGGGCGCCCGGCTCGTCCTGCACAGCGCGACCAAGTACCTCGGCGGGCACGGGGACGTGATGGCCGGGGTCGTGGCCTGCGACGAGGAGTTCGCCGGACGGCTCCGTCAGGTCCGCTTCGCCACCGGCGGCGTCCTGCACCCGCTCGCCGGCTACCTCCTGCTGCGGGGCCTGTCCACGCTCCCGGTCCGCGTCCGTGCGGCGTCCGCGACCGCCGCCGAACTCGTCCGCCGCCTCGCCGCCGACCCGCGCGTCGCCCGGGTCCACTACCCGAGCATCGGCGGCGCCATGATCGCCTTCGAGGTCCATGGCGACCCGCACGAGGTCATCGCCGCCGTCCGCCTCATCACCCCGGCGGTGAGCCTCGGCAGTGTGGACACGCTCATCCAGCACCCGGCCTCGATCAGCCACCGCATCGTGGAGGAGTCGGACCGCCGAGGCGCCGGGGTGAGCGATCGTCTCCTGCGTATGTCGGTGGGCCTGGAGGACACGGACGACCTGTGGGCGGACCTGGACCACGCGTTGGGGGAGACGGCCACCGGCCTCCCGAGAGAGTGGAGCAAGGACGAGGGGCCCGCGTTCTCGACGGGGCGCGCCTGA